From the Anguilla anguilla isolate fAngAng1 chromosome 6, fAngAng1.pri, whole genome shotgun sequence genome, one window contains:
- the LOC118230635 gene encoding C-C motif chemokine 26-like yields MAKLGMAIPTLLLVLTAVVSLGETGPVRCCLSYSEKAIPVSLLQQFHRQDIRTSCNIDAVVFITVKGRKICANPKDKWVQEAMEYIKNQRRA; encoded by the exons ATGGCAAAACTGGGCATGGCTATCCCAACATTACTTCTGGTTCTGACAGCGGTGGTCTCGCTGGGTGAGACGG GTCCTGTGAGGTGCTGTTTATCATATAGTGAAAAAGCCATCCCTGTCAGCCTGCTGCAACAGTTTCACCGCCAGGACATCAGAACATCCTGCAACATTGATGCTGTGGT TTTCATCACTGTGAAGGGGAGGAAGATCTGTGCCAACCCCAAAGACAAGTGGGTACAGGAGGCAATGGAATACATAAA GAACCAGAGGAGAGCTTGA
- the LOC118229248 gene encoding C-C motif chemokine 5-like: MKTSLAILSALLLAVAIVSTNKARRRGGCCMVYSKEPQLRKLSLNKIKEHRMQEITGNCNIPAVVFITQRNQRICANPKAKSVKRILKRLSLGKKNKKQDTRRKGKQ, encoded by the exons ATGAAGACCTCACTGGCCATCTTGTCTGCTCTCCTCCTGGCTGTAGCAATTGTCAGTACTAATAAAGCAAGAC GCCGTGGGGGCTGCTGCATGGTCTATAGCAAGGAACCCCAGCTGCGGAAGCTGTCTCTGAATAAAATTAAGGAACACAGGATGCAGGAAATTACAGGGAACTGCAACATTCCAGCTGTTGT GTTCATCACACAACGGAATCAGAGGATCTGTGCCAACCCAAAAGCAAAGAGTGTGAAACGAATCCTTAAACGGCTCAG TCttgggaagaaaaacaagaaacaagacACTAGGAGAAAAGGGAAACAGTGA
- the ccl20l gene encoding C-C motif chemokine 20, protein MFRCCLAVALLLACLLSFPSNSASAFGPLNHACCVKYTVKPLPFNSIKGFVEQSSREICRIDAIIFYTIRDKKVCASAKDEWVKQYLLRLSSKMKTLVANAHARSTNGSTNSNTEP, encoded by the exons ATGTTCCGGTGCTGCCTGGCCGTCGCCCTCCTCCTGGCGTGCCTCCTGAGCtttcccagtaacagcgcttcCGCAT ttgGACCCCTGAACCATGCCTGCTGTGTAAAGTACACTGTCAAGCCCTTGCCCTTCAATTCGATCAAGGGCTTTGTGGAGCAAAGCTCCCGAGAGATCTGCCGCATTGATGCCATCAT ATTCTACACCATTCGTGATAAGAAGGTGTGTGCCAGTGCTAAAGATGAGTGGGTGAAGCAATACCTCTTGCGTCTCAG CTCTAAAATGAAGACACTGGTGGCCAACGCTCATGCCAGATCCACTAACGGCAGCACAAACAGTAACACAGAGCCTTAG